In Aspergillus flavus chromosome 3, complete sequence, one genomic interval encodes:
- a CDS encoding nucleophile aminohydrolase: MSSPFDINGGACVAMVGKDCVAIACDLRLGMQALTVSNNFPKIFNYSPSTFLGLTGLATDVSTVSDLFRYKVNMYRLREERNIAPQTLANLVSSSLYERRFGPFFVSPVVAGINSTTGKPFICGFDSIGCIDFAKDFIVSGTASDQLFGTCESLWEPDLAPEDLFETISQALLSAVDRDALSGWGAQVYIIEKDKVTKRLLKGRQD, encoded by the exons ATG AGTTCGCCCTTCGATATCA ACGGTGGTGCCTGCGTCGCCATGGTAGGCAAGGACTGCGTTGCAATTGCCTGCGATCTCCGACTCGGCATGCAGGCCCTGACCGTCTCCAATAACTTCCCCAAGATCTTCAACTACAGCCCATCGACCTTCCTTGGCCTGACCGGCCTGGCGACCGACGTCTCGACCGTCTCAGATCTCTTCCGCTACAAGGTTAACATGTACCGCTTGCGTGAGGAACGGAACATTGCACCCCAGACCTTGGCCAACCTGGTCAGTTCATCACTGTACGAGAGGAGATTTGGACCTTTCTTCGTCAGTCCCGTCGTTGCGGGTATAAACAGCACAACTGGCAAGCCATTTATCTGTGGCTTTGATAGTATTGGATGTATCGACTTTGCAAAGGATTTCATTGTCAGCGGGACAGCTAGTGACCAGCTGTTTGGTACCTGTGAGAGCTTATGGGAGCCGGATCTG GCCCCCGAGGACTTGTTCGAAACCATCTCCCAGGCTCTCCTCAGTGCTGTTGACAGAGACGCACTCTCCGGTTGGGGTGCACAGGTGTACATCATAGAGAAAGATAAGGTGACTAAGCGGCTACTCAAGGGAAGACAAGATTAG
- a CDS encoding UBX domain protein, whose protein sequence is MSAHVVVLDSTARRATIKTTPGKYLTDVLQEACAKLGVDASQYGLKYKGKQVDLSLSFRLSGLISGAKLELVQLSRSPSVVTVALQLPESEARGAPNGRLLDKFPSTTSLWFILRKFEAGVAGNASIRNLTARGAPVTGNGDNGSGRLFYETPVIQILERELSTFTDLQKSLAQLGFNSGNVLLRLSFRRTEDPLEVAMSKIQEYFKSSDDTNPPSQESSTPAEQKQTVDGPSQQEQEPPKFTSDAPLSAPVLPEQPRNQIPPSAPAEPFEPATTVSSRQVAVFAPPSSDTPQSAKTAYNESDYVPSVDHAQAHQRRLNAASQNKRLLSDAEIAAKAAAEEEKLAAVKEVDVKVRLPDQSQIVAKFGQQDTGKSLYSFVRNCLAGPFVGEKFTITTFPGGGQSGKKLHNVIPDSDQTLLIKDLGMVGRTLVNFSWDATASQAARQSQRDLLRPELRTQAKELKVEQPADVMDTSEETVQPKSGSDRQGEKSSGRKPGSLPKWLKLPGKK, encoded by the exons ATGAGCGCTCATGTCGTAGTCCTCGACTCGACAGCTCGAAGGGCTACAATCAAGACAACGCCAGGAAAGTATCTGACTGATGTTTTACAAGAAGCTTGTGCAAAACTAGGCGTAGATGCGAGCCAATATGGACTGAA ATACAAAGGTAAACAGGTCGACCTGTCGCTATCTTTCCGTCTTTCCGGGCTCATTTCTGGCGCAAAGCTGGAGCTGGTCCAACTCTCACGGTCGCCATCCGTTGTCACTGTCGCACTTCAGCTACCAGAATCAGAAGCCCGTGGGGCGCCAAATGGCCGTCTTTTGGACAAATTCCCAAGTACAACATCGTTATGGTTCATATTGCGTAAATTTGAAGCTGGAGTTGCTGGGAATGCGTCGATCCGGAACCTCACAGCGCGAGGGGCTCCCGTTACTGGAAACGGAGATAATGGATCAGGGCGGTTGTTCTACGAGACGCCGGTGATCCAAATTCTGGAACGGGAGCTTTCCACATTCACCGATTTACAGAAGTCGCTAGCCCAACTAGGATTCAACAGCGGAAACGTGTTATTGAGGCTGAGTTTTCGGCGGACGGAGGACCCATTAGAAGTTGCTATGAGCAAGATCCAAGAATACTTCAAGTCATCCGACGACACGAACCCCCCGTCACAGGAGTCGTCTACTCCAGCAGAACAGAAGCAGACAGTGGATGGACCCAGtcaacaagaacaagagccaCCAAAATTCACATCAGATGCACCACTCTCTGCACCTGTTTTGCCTGAACAACCTCGAAATCAAATCCCTCCATCTGCTCCTGCCGAACCTTTTGAACCTGCAACGACTGTTTCCTCTCGACAAGTAGCGGTTTTTGCTCCTCCGTCTAGCGATACGCCACAGTCCGCAAAGACCGCCTATAATGAAAGTGACTACGTACCCTCAGTAGATCATGCGCAGGCGCACCAACGTCGGCTCAACGCGGCATCCCAGAATAAACGCCTCCTATCTGATGCAGAGATTGCCGCTAAAGCCGCggcagaggaggaaaagctTGCAGCTGTCAAGGAGGTGGACGTCAAAGTCCGATTGCCGGATCAGAGTCAGATTGTGGCGAAATTCGGGCAACAAGATACTGGCAAATCACTCTACAGTTTTGTAAGGAATTGCTTGGCGGGTCCTTTCGTCGGAGAAAAGTTTACCATCACAACTTTCCCCGGTGGTGGCCAGAGTGGAAAGAAACTACATAACGTGATCCCGGATTCCGATCAGACTTTACTGATCAAAGACCTCGGTATGGTAGGCCGAACCCTTGTCAATTTCTCCTGGGACGCAACCGCTTCCCAAGCTGCTCGGCAAAGCCAGAGAGACCTACTGAGACCGGAGCTACGAACACAGGCGAAGGAACTTAAGGTTGAACAACCAGCGGATGTAATGGACACCTCTGAGGAGACGGTGCAGCCGAAGTCGGGATCTGATCGTCAAGGAGAGAAGTCAAGCGGGCGCAAACCAGGAAGCCTGCCCAAGTGGTTGAAACTACCCGGGaagaaatag
- a CDS encoding putative hydrolases or acyltransferase — protein sequence MARPFEISVPDAQLHRLQQRLITATFPDELDDAEWDMGVPLEEMKKLVTYWRDTFNWRQKEQELNERLNQFLVPITVTGFGGLDVHCLHHTSRNPNAIPLLFIHGWPGSFLEATKLIPLLTQGGENHPAFHLVAPSLPNFGFSSAVKKKGFGLVQYAEAMHNVMLALGYKDYVVQGGDWGSIIARVMANRYSDHTKAVHLNFLPVPLPYPWRSPLVFLRSLLTIPFSSDDKAHLSATSDYLMQGNAYMRQQETRPQTLGYALHDSPVALLAWIYDKLHSWTDSYPWTDDEVLTWVSIYYFSVAGPAASVRIYYEAARNDSSSAVPGMSTVDAISKPTPGNVKLAAAQFKKELIRVPMLWTGLAGSVVRAKQFDCGGHFAAWEVPELLATDLRNFLGRNGQAYGAVSGKDGY from the exons ATGGCTAGACCCTTCGAAATCTCCGTTCCAGATGCTCAACTTCATCGTCTCCAGCAAAGGTTAATAACGGCAACCTTCCCGGATGAACTGGACGATGCGGAGTGGGACATGGGTGTGCctctggaggagatgaaaaAGCTGGTTACATACTGGCGCGATACTTTCAACTGGCGCcagaaagaacaagaatTGAATGAGCGCTTGAATCAGTTCCTTGTTCCTATAACCGTCACCGGATTCGGAGGCCTGGATGTTCATTGCCTGCACCACACCAGTCGAAATCCAAACGCCATTCCTTTGCTATTCATCCATGGCT GGCCTGGAAGCTTTTTGGAAGCAACGAAGCTTATTCCATTGTTGACCCAAGGCGGCGAAAATCACCCAGCATTCCACTTGGTGGCGCCATCATTGCCGAACTTTGGCTTCTCGTCTGCAGTAAAAAAG AAAGGATTTGGCCTGGTTCAATATGCGGAAGCGATGCACAATGTTATGTTGGCTTTGGGCTACAAAGATTACG TTGTACAAGGCGGTGATTGGGGCAGTATCATCGCTCGTGTCATGGCCAACCGCTACTCTGACCATACCAAGGCTGTTCACCTGAATTTTCTACCGGTGCCTCTGCCTTATCCATGGCGGAGTCCTTTGGTCTTTCTTCGATCCCTCCTCACCATTCCCTTTTCATCAGATGACAAGGCTCACTTGTCAGCTACTTCCGACTATTTGATGCAAGGGAATGCTTACATGCGTCAGCAAGAGACTCGTCCACAAACGTTAGGCTACGCCCTCCATGACAGCCCCGTGGCGTTGCTCGCCTGGATTTACGATAAACTACATTCATGGACCGATAGCTACCCGTGGACGGACGATGAAGTTCTCACATGGGTGAGCATCTACTACTTTTCGGTAGCGGGACCCGCAGCGTCAGTCCGAATCTACTACGAAGCGGCACGAAATGATTCTTCCTCCGCCGTACCCGGAATGTCCACGGTTGATGCTATCTCCAAACCTACTCCTGGGAACGTCAAACTCGCGGCGGCTCAATTTAAGAAAGAGCTGATCCGAGTGCCTATGTTGTGGACCGGCCTGGCCGGCTCAGTCGTTAGAGCTAAGCAATTTGACTGCGGTGGCCATTTTGCAGCGTGGGAGGTGCCGGAGCTCCTGGCAACCGACCTGAGAAATTTCCTGGGAAGAAATGGGCAAGCGTACGGAGCTGTATCTGGAAAGGATGGGTACTGA
- a CDS encoding DNA methyltransferase 1-associated protein-1 produces MAAADVRDMLDLPAEGQPRPHKKQKVVEKRPEGITRELYALLGERAPPIAINENRYKGRPKWMSKLRVRPWRMAPFTNEARSDGLVLHHWQRQGDTVKPALEGPETEGEEQKQDEGAPQTPDQEYLFAKYNVKARVPRRYTDEEYNRHLKSDDWSRQETDYLMDLVEEYDLRWVVIADRYDFQPHPVDAETNNSALVPANQVRTMEHMKARYYFVAASMLALEHPPSEMSEAEFDLHEKMMKFEPERERARKELAALQLERTADAVREEGVLLEELKRITANEQNFIAERRELYSRLEVPISVGNTTMYQSSQGLSQLLQTLLQADKSKKRRSILGPEGAAPSPAAQTPAPNANTRDSRGETPSNAQAAPTNKKAAAAAAANKEAQQSIRTLTPSEEARYGVQHHDRLAPGVQFRSDRAQKLTQAKSNVQTQKLAAALAELEVPLRLVMPTERVCKEFEKLIHSVNLLLDARKVAEKVESEIRVLEAAKQERERKAKEAKEKEKPEVKTEQDDNPAPTADVATESTSAAAAALPSAEGQETAGGTEDKEAEAGSGDTGEATAREGTSQKRSASVLSNTSDKSTKRQKK; encoded by the exons ATGGCCGCCGCCGATGTTCGCGACATGTTGGATTTGCCCGCGGAGGGCCAACCCCGACCGCATAAGAAACAGAAGGTCGTCGAAAAGAGGCCCG AGGGTATCACTCGTGAACTTTACGCCCTGCTAGGTGAAAGAGCACCTCCGATCGCCATCAACGAGAATCGATACAAAGGTCGCCCAAAATGGATGAGCAAGCTGAGAGTTCGCCCTTG GCGCATGGCTCCCTTCACCAACGAAGCTCGATCGGATGGACTCGTTCTACATCACTGGCAAAGACAAGGCGACACCGTGAAACCGGCGCTGGAGGGACCAGAGACAGAAGGCGAAGAACAGAAACAAGATGAAGGTGCCCCGCAAACCCCGGACCAGGAATACCTTTTTGCGAAATACAATGTCAAAGCTCGAGTGCCGAGGCGATACACAGACGAAGAGTACAACCGACATCTGAAGAGTGATGACTGGTCGCGCCAGGAGACAGATTATTTGATGGATTTAGTCGAGGAATACGATCTACGATGGGTGGTTATTGCCGACCGCTACGACTTCCAGCCACATCCCGTCGATGCAGAAACGAACAACAGTGCGCTTGTACCGGCCAATCAAGTCCGGACCATGGAGCACATGAAGGCACGGTACTACTTTGTTGCTGCGTCTATGCTTGCCCTAGAACATCCTCCATCGGAAATGTCCGAGGCTGAATTCGATTTACacgagaagatgatgaaatTCGAACCCGAGCGCGAGCGGGCACGGAAAGAACTTGCCGCTTTGCAATTGGAACGTACGGCTGACGCAGTGCGGGAGGAAGGAGTTCTGCTGGAAGAACTGAAACGTATTACTGCAAACGAGCAAAATTTCATCGCAGAGCGCAGAGAGCTGTATTCCCGCCTTGAGGTTCCCATTAGCGTGGGCAACACCACCATGTACCAGTCCAGCCAAGGCTTGTCTCAGCTGCTTCAGACCCTTCTCCAAGCCGACAAGAGCAAAAAGCGACGCTCTATACTTGGTCCCGAGGGTGCCGCACCCAGCCCGGCAGCACAGACCCCAGCACCGAACGCGAATACCCGTGACAGCCGTGGCGAAACCCCAAGCAACGCACAAGCAGCACCTACGAACAAGAaagccgcagccgcagccgcagcaaaCAAAGAGGCTCAACAGAGCATTAGAACGCTCACTCCGTCTGAAGAGGCCAGATACGGCGTACAGCATCACGACCGTCTGGCTCCAGGCGTACAGTTCCGCAGTGATCGTGCTCAGAAACTGACGCAGGCCAAGTCCAACGTTCAGACCCAGAAACTGGCTGCTGCCCTCGCCGAGCTAGAAGTACCGCTTCGGCTGGTCATGCCTACAGAGCGGGTATGCAAGGAGTTCGAGAAGCTCATCCACTCGGTGAACTTATTGCTTGACGCCCGCAAAGTGGCAGAAAAGGTGGAGAGTGAGATCCGGGTGCTTGAAGCCGCTAAGCAGGAAAGAGAGCGCAAAGcgaaagaagccaaagagaaagaaaagcccgAGGTAAAGACTGAACAAGACGATAATCCAGCGCCAACCGCAGATGTGGCTACCGAGTCTACCAgtgctgccgctgccgcttTACCTTCCGCAGAAGGTCAAGAGACGGCTGGTGGTACAGAGGACAAGGAGGCAGAAGCTGGCAGTGGTGATACTGGCGAAGCGACAGCGCGAGAAGGTACCTCGCAAAAGCGTTCAGCCAGTGTCCTAAGCAACACCAGTGATAAAAGTACTAAGCGACAGAAGAAGTGA
- a CDS encoding membrane trafficking protein (endosomal cargo receptor, putative) produces the protein MMASASSTSWLSSVLAFCAILCLSVPVNALYFYIDGRQPKCFFEELPKDTLVVGTFSTQVINQQSNTYSVDPSLKMLITVDETFDNDHRVVSKRDGHSGRFTFSAADAGQHRICVTADTSAATGGWLSGAPAGAVKVTLDMAIGETSKIETEDKGKIQDIVQKVKDLNGRLQDIRREQVFQREREAEFRDQSEATNSRVVRWTLIQVAVLSAACAWQLSHLRSFFIKQKLT, from the exons ATGATGGCGTCGGCATCCTCGACCTCATGGCTATCCTCCGTCTTGGCCTTCTGCGCCATCTTGTGCCTCTCGGTGCCTGTCAACGCCCTCTACTTCTATATCGATGGACGTCAGCCCAAATGCTTCTTCGAGGAGCTTCCCAAGGACACATTGGTTGTCG GAACCTTCTCCACGCAGGTCATCAACCAGCAATCGAACACGTACTCCGTTGATCCCAGCCTGAAGATGCTCATTACCGTCGACGAGACCTTCGACAACGATCACCGCGTTGTCTCCAAGCGTGATGGCCACTCCGGTCgcttcaccttctccgccGCTGATGCCGGCCAGCACAGGATCTGTGTGACCGCCGATACGAGTGCCGCGACCGGCGGCTGGCTGTCGGGTGCCCCCGCGGGTGCTGTCAAGGTGACTCTGGACATGGCCATCGGAGAGACCAGCAAGATCGAGACGGAAGACAAGGGCAAGATCCAGGACATCGTCCAGAAGGTGAAGGATCTCAACGGTCGGCTGCAAGATATCCGGAGAGAGCAGGTGTTCCAGCGG GAACGTGAGGCCGAATTCCGTGATCAGTCTGAAGCTACCAACTCCCGTGTCGTCCGATGGACCCTGATTCAAGTGGCTGTCCTGTCCGCTGCCTGCGCCTGGCAACTGTCCCACCTCCGCTCGTTCTTCATCAAGCAGAAGCTGACATAA
- a CDS encoding putative sensor histidine kinase/response regulator (hypothetical protein Ao3042_05372), with protein sequence MSDSVESEWSKTFVSAGRSKPFLPCKSECLSGDTSASTLLNDDPQADPLNRTHIGGHQSMAIEQLMKLKQELRGLDLESFWSRLMEHITSFCNAQYGFVARRVRDDENVGDLGEHKPRLFGTAFYYNDGHQNVGMHRHRYFAGGNPLSHMDHGKPCLIPEKLGSVMSFDQDQLPFAAEGYLAIPLFSETQCLAHFGLMWSESGLQKRKLSWSLLEMVLYSLEDLIVQRIREDAAKTDRPSKDIKNPSKGHKIIDDGYLNALYGHPDFSSQPLKPFARSLSHELRTPMQGIVGMLDVMHATVREAIQGKPSPRAGNVFQSLKESIEMVQDSARRAVEAADNVVHAYDMNMQVPKTPQVERDNDLFGGPVQSPIPTCENRPNIFADGTNVGINPYKRRRSNPPEFTVGSTPKQKMPRVTATKELSPRSEEVKNAVLESDKIIQATPAHQIEAVMANMVDPRPSLAVRRSAPHLLLEGININLKSPALRVTKLRDLLRLVINESLHVGGRPDFAVTNGTELGEKIELRSRSSNGEVFSKTIDWSVDTALPDTLFVDDRDLAKLISCVFLNAVKFTNSGVITVSATLGRKVGDVLINVRDTGSGIPEAFLPNLFKPFAREDTSTTRSKDGLGLGLLVAKGLARKMGGDLICVRSATSGPDRGTEFEIRIPITQPEPCTRPIAPATKLLTPPQLSDPSRLSQPSSTTLDALLPPAMRTPIQQPSPSLTDETSSQTPTHSRSVPDIKSFGGSINGDAYDSKLGEKHPLTFLVAEDNKINRRVLVNMLKRLGYRDVYEACNGREAVRIMQDVLASQRPEEATNGSHAVPNQNGGSDDRSILKPPPKYRKKLKPVDVILMDLWMPEMDGYEATSRILQLMDQYHGQIPPNPGPKHVRTTPPTVLAVSADVTDDALGRASKVGMKGYMTKPYKLTDLERFIMSFCCGDDTAKENNSMKT encoded by the exons ATGTCAGATTCAGTCGAATCCGAATGGTCAAAAACTTTCGTATCGGCCGGCCGTTCGAAACCCTTTCTCCCATGCAAGTCTGAATGTCTTTCTGGAGATACCTCAGCTTCAACCTTGCTTAACGATGACCCGCAGGCCGACCCACTGAATCGCACACATATTGGCGGTCACCAAAGTATGGCGATCGAACAACTGATGAAACTAAAGCAAGAACTTCGAGGCCTGGATTTGGAGTCCTTCTGGAGCCGACTGATGGAACATATCACTTCATTCTGCAACGCTCAGTATGGTTTCGTAGCTCGGAGAGTTCGAGACGATGAGAACGTCGGTGATCTGGGGGAACATAAACCCCGCCTGTTTGGTACAGCCTTCTATTACAATGATGGACATCAAAACGTGGGAATGCATAGGCACCGGTACTTTGCTGGAGGCAACCCTTTGTCTCACATGGACCATGGGAAGCCTTGCCTAATTCCAGAGAAATTAGGATCTGTCATGTCATTTGACCAAGACCAGCTCCCGTTCGCGGCAGAGGGCTACCTGGCAATCCCACTCTTCTCGGAAACCCAGTGCCTCGCCCACTTTGGCTTGATGTGGTCAGAGTCAGGGTTGCAGAAGCGCAAACTCTCGTGGTCTTTGCTGGAAATGGTTCTGTATTCGCTGGAAGATCTGATCGTCCAACGGATCCGAGAGGATGCGGCCAAGACCGACCGGCCCTCCAAAGATATCAAGAATCCATCCAAGGGTCACAAAATCATCGATGATGGGTATTTGAACGCTTTATACGGACATCCTGATTTTTCATCTCAACCCCTGAAGCCCTTTGCTAGGAGCTTGTCTCATGAGTTGCGGACGCCGATGCAGGGGATCGTCGGAATGCTGGACGTTATGCACGCTACTGTACGGGAAGCTATTCAAGGCAAACCGTCTCCAAGGGCAGGTAATGTTTTCCAATCTCTCAAAGAAAGCATCGAAATGGTTCAAG ATAGTGCAAGACGGGCAGTTGAAGCTGCTGATAATGTTGTTCATGCCTATGATATGAACATGCAAGTTCCTAAGACACCCCAAGTAGAGCGAGACAACGATCTATTTGGCGGCCCTGTTCAGTCACCAATCCCAACGTGCGAAAATCGGCCAAACATTTTTGCTGATGGCACCAACGTTGGAATCAATCCATACAAACGGCGGCGAAGCAACCCGCCGGAATTTACCGTGGGATCGACGCCGAAGCAAAAGATGCCGCGTGTTACAGCAACGAAAGAACTATCCCCTCGAAGCGAAGAGGTCAAGAACGCGGTGCTTGAAAGTGACAAAATTATTCAGGCCACCCCAGCACATCAGATTGAAGCAGTCATGGCCAACATGGTGGACCCCCGTCCATCATTAGCAGTACGACGTTCTGCGCCACATCTTCTGCTGGAaggcatcaatatcaacctCAAGAGCCCTGCACTACGAGTTACAAAACTCCGTGATTTGCTCCGTCTGGTTATCAACGAATCGCTTCATGTTGGTGGTCGGCCTGATTTTGCGGTGACAAATGGAACCGAATTAGGGGAGAAAATCGAGCTTCGCTCGCGGTCGTCTAATGGGGAGGTGTTTTCTAAAACGATAGACTGGTCGGTAGACACTGCGCTTCCTGATACCCTATTTGTGGATGATCGCGACCTCGCgaagttgatatcatgtGTCTTTCTGAATGCGGTCAAGTTCACAAATAGCGGTGTGATTACTGTCTCTGCTACTCTAGGGCGCAAAGTCGGTGATGTTTTGATCAACGTTCGGGACACTGGATCGGGTATTCCAGAGGCTTTTCTGCCAAATCTTTTCAAACCGTTCGCTCGGGAGGATACATCTACGACTCGAAGCAAAGAtgggttgggattgggaCTTCTCGTAGCAAAAGGCTTGGCCAGGAAAATGGGCGGCGATTTGATCTGTGTTCGATCTGCTACTTCGGGTCCTGATCGTGGTACAGAGTTCGAGATTAGAATTCCTATCACTCAACCTGAACCATGTACCAGGCCAATTGCCCCCGCAACGAAGCTTCTAACCCCTCCTCAGCTCAGTGATCCTTCAAGACTGAGTCAACCGAGCAGCACAACTCTAGATGCATTATTACCACCTGCAATGCGGACCCCAATCCAACAACCGTCTCCCAGTCTCACGGATGAGACATCTTCGCAAACACCTACACATTCCCGCTCTGTACCCGATATCAAGTCCTTTGGGGGCTCCATAAATGGAGATGCTTATGATAGCAAACTTGGGGAAAAGCATCCGCTGACGTTCCTGGTAGCAGAGGACAATAAGATCAACCGACGGGTGTTGGTAAACATGCTCAAAAGACTAGGTTACCGGGATGTTTATGAGGCATGTAATGGGAGAGAGGCTGTGCGGATTATGCAGGATGTTCTGGCGTCTCAGCGCCCTGAGGAAGCCACGAATGGCTCTCACGCAGTTCCAAATCAGAATGGCGGCTCGGACGATCGGTCAATTCTCAAGCCACCACCAAAGTATCGTAAGAAGCTCAAGCCGGTGGATGTCATTCTGATGGATCTTTGGATGCCAGAAATGGATGGTTACGAGGCTACCTCGAGGATCCTGCAATTAATGGACCAATACCACGGCCAAATTCCTCCTAATCCTGGGCCAAAGCATGTTCGGACCACACCCCCAACGGTTCTCGCTGTCAGTGCAGATGTCACTGACGATGCCCTGGGACGTGCGTCGAAAGTTGGCATGAAAGGTTATATGACCAAACCCTATAAGCTGACCGACTTGGAACGGTTCATCATGAGTTTCTGCTGTGGTGATGAtacagcaaaagaaaacaattcAATGAAGACATGA